A single region of the Candidatus Eisenbacteria bacterium genome encodes:
- a CDS encoding HD domain-containing protein, which produces MQDVTRIVAEILRGYSLPVYGCHGAVHWARVLENGLKIAESTGADAEIVTLFALFHDSRRINEGRDDLHGLRGAELARSLRGSLVHLDDRRFELLFEACRLHTDGITTGDETLLACWDADRLDLGRVGIAPRPERLCTDAARELMAWADERAVRGHVAGAVLARWGIGQERQR; this is translated from the coding sequence GTGCAAGACGTCACCCGCATCGTCGCCGAAATTCTCCGAGGCTATTCGCTGCCCGTGTATGGCTGCCACGGCGCAGTCCACTGGGCGCGCGTGCTCGAAAACGGCCTGAAGATCGCGGAATCTACCGGAGCCGACGCTGAGATCGTCACGTTGTTCGCGTTGTTCCACGATTCTCGCCGGATCAACGAGGGTCGTGACGACCTGCACGGACTTCGCGGGGCTGAGTTGGCCCGTTCACTCCGCGGATCGCTCGTTCACCTCGACGACCGCCGCTTTGAGCTTCTGTTCGAGGCGTGCCGACTACACACCGATGGGATCACGACTGGTGACGAGACCCTTCTCGCATGCTGGGACGCCGACCGGCTCGACCTCGGTCGCGTGGGAATCGCGCCGCGACCGGAACGGCTGTGCACAGATGCCGCACGGGAGCTGATGGCCTGGGCGGACGAGCGGGCGGTTCGCGGTCATGTGGCGGGGGCGGTCCTGGCTCGATGGGGAATTGGTCAGGAACGTCAGCGCTAG